Genomic segment of Lolium rigidum isolate FL_2022 unplaced genomic scaffold, APGP_CSIRO_Lrig_0.1 contig_23328_1, whole genome shotgun sequence:
GATGTCCAATTCTCTAACCAAAGAAGAATGGAACCATTTCGTTTTAACTTTTTGTCCTAACCAAATAGGAGAATGTAACCATTGACCGAATTCTTGCAAAGAAAAGGTTGCTGATGGAAGGCTAAGTAATGAGCGTGTTGAAGAGAACACATCAGTCAAATAATAATTCGGCAACTCCGATATATTTTCGATTTCTTCTAGTGCACCTCTTGCCACTCAACACCAGCGCGGCGCAGATGTCGTGACGTGTTCAGTCGAATCGAGACGAGCCTGTACCAACTCATGTTTTCACTCACTTGCTAGTGATGGAACAACCTAACTtgcaaggtggtctaacttcgtcCCAAATTTtcatgtgagactaaactttcCACCTCTTGCCACTTCCTTGTAAGCTGCCACCACTTAGGCTCAAACTTACATAGGCTGCCACATATATGGactttgagatttatagaaaaAACAAAATCTAATATGGGACACTCGTATgttcccaatatttcaacagagaACACATCAGTTAAGTAATAATTTGGCAACTCCGATCTATTTTCGATTTCTTCTATAGTTCTATGTATCATATGAAACAAATTTATGAATGGGGTGGTTTTAAAGCTAGATTTGGAGAAGCCCTATGACAAAGTCAAGTGGTCTTTTCTTCATcgaacactcaggatgaaaggttttcacCAGGGTGGCGTGCTTTGATCAATGATTTCGTGTCTGGAGGAAGTGTTGCGATCTGTGTTAATGATGACACATGACATTTCTTCCAGACTAGAAAAGGTTTACGCCAAGGGGACCTCTATCACCACTTTTGTTCAACATCGTGGCTGATATGCTCGCCATCTTGATCGAACACGCCAATAGTGATGGTCTTATTGAAGGTGTGATCCgtcatttggttgatgggggtttatcaatTCTTCAATACGCTGATcatacaattttatttatgaaACATGACCTCGACAAAGCTCGAAATCTAAAGCTAATCTTGGCTCCTTCTGAGCAATTATCGGGactcaaaattaatttccataaaagtgaattgttctgcttcaGTGAAGCCCATGACTCAGTTGCCTCCTATACAGagctgtttggttgtgggcaaggtcaGTTTCCTATCAATTATTTGGAACCCCGATTCATTACCGGAGATTAACACTTGCTGAATGGAAACTAGTGGAGGAGAGACTTCAGAAGCGTGTTAGTAGTTGGAAGGTAAATTGCTATCTATGGGAGGAAGACtagtactcattaattcagtactttccaatatggtgatgtatatgatatccttcttccTCTTGCCGAAAGGTGTTTTACACaagctcgattattatcgatcgagatttttttggcaaggggatagtgagaaaaagaaatatcgattggtTAAGTGGAATGTTGTATGCCGTCCCAAGGATATGGGGGGTTGGGTGTTCATGACCTTGCGGTAAAAAACTCAGCCTTACTaggtaaatggattttcaagctaCCTACTGAGGATGGCATATGGAAGACCCTACTTAATAGAAAGTACATTGCGAGAAAGCGTTATCCCAAATCCTATGTAAATCGGGGGACTCGCACTTTTGGGCCGGCCTAATGGCAACGAAGAACTTTTTCTTCAAATATGGTACTTTTTTCCATTAAGGATCGTTGATATGGTTCTGGGAGGATTCTTGGTTAGAAATAGACCTCTCTCTGAGCAATATCTGACGTTATATagcattgttcgtcgcaaaaTTGATACCATTGCTCTAGTAATGGCGACCTCACCACTCAGTGACGTTTAGACGAGACTTATACGGACAGAGGCTTAATGCGTGGAATGTCTTAGTTCTTCGTTTGGAATCCATTCATTTGTCCGAAGGTTCGGATaaatttcgttggaacttacaatCCAATGGGAAATTTGCAGTAAGTTTGTTATACAATACAATTATCCAACCTGACGTACCAGTTGATGTCgaggagtaatcctaaccaaagataatcttgcgaAGCGGAATTAGCTTGGGAGTGCCGAGTGTCTATTCTGTCATCACAATGAGAtaattaaacacttgttcttccagtgccgctttgccagatctatatgagcatgcatccaagtagcttcagatatgtatcctccgactagtgtagccaatatCTTTggaaattggcttcatggtattgatCACAGGTTTAGAACGCTTATTAGGGTGTGAGCGCTTGCCACTATGGCTATgcagaaatgacaaagtttttaatgataagaattgtTCCCTTTTGCAGGTTATAAACAGATGGAGcgctattctccgttcgtggtctgcGTGCAAAGAGTGAGAaccgagacctctttacggaggtctatacacggttggaggatacatcAAGGGATAGTTTTTCCAACATGGGTAGCAGTATAATCTACGAATTGGGCCACCGTTATTATCTTGGGCCTTCTCTCATGATTGATATGTAATTCGTCTTTGTTGTTTTTTTTACTTTGAGTTATTTCAGATTCtcgaatggctgtgtgcatcctggttacgaGGGGCCGGGTGTAATTTCTTGATCAAATAATAAAACGCCCATTATCGgaaaaaatatgaaacacattttgcGGTACAACGTGTCGATCACTATATTTCGCTAAGCTGCCTTATGTTGATGGGGAAGATGAAGGGAGGCGAGCCATCAAAGGCGGTGCTGCTGAGCTTCTGCGCGGTGGCCTCCGTGGGGTGGTAGAAGTCCCAGAAGACGTGGTCCGAGCGGTTGGAGCAGTAGTGGCTGATCGGGGTGCATGCGATCTTGGCGTGCAAGTCTCCCAAGCCGCAGCAAGCCGCCTTGACCTCAGCAAAACCGTACGCCGCCGGCTGGTCGATGTACCGGAGGAGCGCGGCTGAGGAGTCGAAGAGCGCGTAGTGCAGGTCCGGGTGCTTCGCGCTCATGCCGCTCAGGACGGCCTCGGCCGCCTTGTTGTACTGCACGGCCATGGCGTTCGCCTCGGCGCCGCAGTCCTTGGTggagctcagctcccgcagcgACGGGGTGCAGCCCACCGGCCCCACGCCAAGGAACACCACCTTACGTGCCCCGAGGTTGTACAGGCTCTGCAGCTGGCCCGTGAGGGACTGGATCAGCGAGTCGACGAACTGCTGGGAGGGGTTCCTGAGCTTGGCGGCAGCGCTGGACTTGGCgtagtggatgatgtcgttgctgCCGATGGTGATGGCGAAGATGGACCTCGCCAGGTGGCTCGCCGCCTGATCCTGCCCGAGGCTCCGCGCCAGAGACGCGTACACGCCGGAGTAGTACTGGATCTGCTTGTCGAAGGTGATGCACTGATCCTGTGATTCATTTCATCAGTCGGTCAGTCTCTGGTTCCCAATTTTTCACACCCTCGATCGACAAGCTAGCCTGCGTACCTTGTTTGTGGCGTTGGAGACTCCTGAACCACCAGAAGCGAAGTTGACACCGTTCGCATAGTTGGCACTGCTGCTTGAGGATAAGGCGAGGTACGGTGGTGAGCTCGCCAGCCCGAGCTTCTCGGCTGCATCCATGTACATGTCAGAAACTCACAATTAAGCAATATATTTAGATACTTTATTATCTAAAGTCCTTTCCATGGTATGCAATTAAGGAAGACTACTACGGTCACACTTGAAACACTTTTGGTCAAGATATCTACTTCCATAAGAATATAACACGATATTTTGAGTTTAAATCCCACATGTCTGCCATTGCCTTCTTGACCTCTAAATTCTGATTTCAAGTATTAAGAAATTCTAGAGTAGGTTTCAAGTATTAAGAAATTCTGGTTTCATATACGATATATCTAGAGTAGGTTTCATATATACAATATAAAGGAAGTTACCAAGCTGACGGTCCAATGGAAGTTAGTCGTCCCCGCAATCAGGACAAGTCCTCGAGGTTAGAGTTGTAAGAATGTGCATAACTAATTCCGTTTAAAAAAATAAGGAGTGCATTCTTTTAGTTAAAAGTTGACCAACCTTataaacaaaaatataaatatctacaataccaaatcaatatcaataaattcagcgtAATATGTATTTTAAGTATTGGAAATGTCCTTGTCTATAGTCTATACAATTAGTTAAAGTTACGAGATGTCGATTGTTTACTATATATATCATGTTTTTTTGGAACGTACGTATCACGTATGAGTTGTACAATATAGAATGACACCAAGTGTGAATACACATGGCTGAGCTTACAAATTGCGACTTGGGACAACTATGTTTCTGTTTTTTGGGATGAAAGATATAGACGAGATAACAACGTCCGCAAAGAATAAAATTTCTTTTGGACGCCAAATCTGTACGTATGCAGTGAAGTTCCCTGTCACACACAGTGCCTTCTCCAGCTAGCTAAGCTACAGTTGCTGCGACTTGGCATCGTCAACAACGATGGTCAAATAACATTTGCAGTGAGGAATAGGGACCGCGTAAAATG
This window contains:
- the LOC124680632 gene encoding GDSL esterase/lipase At5g55050-like; translation: MGANTVASCSLAIVAFMAASFLATVAVVAASVPAVYVFGDSLADVGNNNHLLTLLKADFSHNGMDYPGGKATGRFSNGRNSADFLAEKLGLASSPPYLALSSSSSANYANGVNFASGGSGVSNATNKDQCITFDKQIQYYSGVYASLARSLGQDQAASHLARSIFAITIGSNDIIHYAKSSAAAKLRNPSQQFVDSLIQSLTGQLQSLYNLGARKVVFLGVGPVGCTPSLRELSSTKDCGAEANAMAVQYNKAAEAVLSGMSAKHPDLHYALFDSSAALLRYIDQPAAYGFAEVKAACCGLGDLHAKIACTPISHYCSNRSDHVFWDFYHPTEATAQKLSSTAFDGSPPFIFPINIRQLSEI